The Deltaproteobacteria bacterium genomic interval TACAATCTTTGACCCTTTTCACAGTAAGTGTTTCACTAGCAAAAGCGGTCCCCGCCTGACTTTTCGTGGCCCAGAATGTCTCCGGCAGAGTTTTTGAAAATGCAAGTAGGCACACGGAACGGCCCTCAAGATCAATGATGACTGGCCTACTCGCCGTCGTTATATCCATCCCGGCTCCAGTGGAGCGGATATCAGCCCTGGCTAGGGCCATCATGGTACTGAGTAGACCGGGAAACCCAAAGTCCATGCTGTGATTGTTGGCTAGGGTTACGATGTCTATTCCTGCCGATCGCAGTAATCTTGCTGATTGAGGGGGCATACGCAGAAAGTACTGCTTCCACGTGGTTCGCGGAAGTTGTCCAGCAATGACTCCCTCGAGATTTACAATATTGTGCTTCGCAGTGTTGAGAAGCGGCAAACTATCACCAAAAACCTTCGGGACGGCGTACTTCGAATCTGTTTGGTAAAGCGACTTATTAGTGATAAGCACATCGCCGAAGAACTGGAGATCAGCGGTTTCAGCTTGAAGGCTGCTAGCGCACACCATCTGCGATACGACCAGTGACGCACAGACGAAGTATGACATTCGTGCGCAAATTCGTTGGAAGTGGCTGAATCGATAGTTTATAGTATGACCCTTAGCAATAATTGGAGAGATGGCCGAGTGGCTTAAGGCGGCGGTCTTGAAAACCGTTGTAGGGCAACCTACCGGGGGTTCGAATCCCTCTCTCTCCGCCAAAACTTCCCGACATCTTCGCTATAATAGCGCAAAAAAGCTGTTGCAGCACAGCGGGAACCCATTAGCGCGTTGGCTTAGGAACTTTTGCTCGGACGGGTGTCATGCTCCATCGACTGCAGCTATATCTGGTGCTTGTCGTAATGATGCTGTCTTCGGCAGCTCGAGCCCAAGAGGCCGACTTTGATTTGCCCTTCCTCATGAGTGAAGAGCCAGAAACTGATGAGTCGGCAGAAGCGCGTCAGTCCACCAAATACCACATCGGCGTGGAGCTATATTCGGGGTCAAACCTCAGCTTAGGTTACCAATTATCTCGCGATCTTTCGGTTGAGTTGTACACCGAGTCACCGCCACAAAGCACTAGTGTTAATATTGGGCCCCATCCGTGTGAGCTGATCAATGGCCCCTACATAGACGATGGGTTTATCCGCGGTGGACGGATTCGGTGGTTTTTAACCAACGACTTCAATGTCGCTTTCTCCCCTTACTATCGTAAATATGAAACCACGTGCACTGCTAGTGATGGCGTCTCAAAGTACAGTCCCGGCGACAAAACGAGTTATGGCCTAAGCGCCTCGGTAGGCAGTCGTTGGCAGTGGCGCCATTTCTACGCCGGCGCTGAATGGCTTGGGCTTGGTCTTGAACGCGGGGACCCTAAGTGGCGTGACGGCCGGTTTAAGAGTGATCCATACAGCCGCCTTATTTATTTGCGTCTGGTGCTTGGCGCTTCCATTTGAGCTAGCTCAAAAAATTCAAAAATGAGTCAAAATCTTTTGACTCTGCCGGGCTTCCGCCGGTATAACTTCGACTCGCGGCTCGTTCCGCAGTAAGTCCACATATCATCTCCGGAGAGATGGCCGAGTGGCTGAAGGCACATCCTTGCTAAGGATGCGTACGGGAAACTGTACCGAGGGTTCGAATCCCTCTCTCTCCGCCACACTTTCTTAATTCACCCATGTGTAAAGTGATTACGGTAGCTTATCCAGTGAGGAGACACGGATGACTGGGGTACTTTCGACCTTACCGCGGAGCTTAGGTCTATTTATGCCAGCCGAATGGGAACGTCATCAGGCAACATGGATGAGTTGGCCATTTGACGACGATATGTGGTTTGGCCGCCTTAAGGAAGTCCGTGTTGAATACGAGGCCTTGGTGAGGGCCATAGCCAAGTATGAGACCGTTCATCTGCTTTTGCGCGATGGTGAGGCTTGGGACTCTGCCACTAACGCGCTACGGGACGCTGCTGGCATCAAATTTCATCCGATGCCGCTGGATGACGTGTGGATGCGTGACAATGGGCCAATTTTCGTTCGGCGGCGGGATCCCCATTCGTTATTAAAAGACTCCGGTTACGCATATGTAAACTGGGGCTTTAATGCGTGGGGAGACAAATACGAAAGCGCTAAGGACAATCTGGTACCTGAACGGCTGGCCCCCACGCTACGGCTACCTAGGTTCGAGCCGGGGATCATCATGGAGGGCGGATCCCTCGATGTCGATGGCTTTGGGACCTGTCTGACAACTAGGCAATGTCTCCTGACACCGACGAGGAATCCGCATTTATCGCCCGCTGACATCGAGCGATATCTCGCTGATTATTTGGGCATATCGCGCGTAATTTGGCTTAACGAGGGCCTCGAAGGTGACCATACAGATGGGCACGTAGACACCATTACGCGATTTGTCGCGC includes:
- a CDS encoding agmatine deiminase family protein → MPAEWERHQATWMSWPFDDDMWFGRLKEVRVEYEALVRAIAKYETVHLLLRDGEAWDSATNALRDAAGIKFHPMPLDDVWMRDNGPIFVRRRDPHSLLKDSGYAYVNWGFNAWGDKYESAKDNLVPERLAPTLRLPRFEPGIIMEGGSLDVDGFGTCLTTRQCLLTPTRNPHLSPADIERYLADYLGISRVIWLNEGLEGDHTDGHVDTITRFVAPGVVVTSVTDNKDDPNYPPMLENLEILKAEIDARGIALKVVELPLPKEPIHLEDGTRLPATYANFYFVNSAVLVPQYGDPNDHKALSILQGLLPDRKVIGLSSRSIIVGGGSFHCLTQQQPEVER
- a CDS encoding CapA family protein, translating into MSYFVCASLVVSQMVCASSLQAETADLQFFGDVLITNKSLYQTDSKYAVPKVFGDSLPLLNTAKHNIVNLEGVIAGQLPRTTWKQYFLRMPPQSARLLRSAGIDIVTLANNHSMDFGFPGLLSTMMALARADIRSTGAGMDITTASRPVIIDLEGRSVCLLAFSKTLPETFWATKSQAGTAFASETLTVKRVKDCSDLGLFTVVSIHWGQEGQKHAASYQRELAQSVIDAGADLVIGHHPHVVQDIETYKGKPIFYSLGNFAFGTEPISGGQEGLAVRVTFAKSAEEGPRIEAVPLAVSNQVVRFVPRPIEQPNQPALGTSMPSEDQCQWHQDRWICRF